In Acidobacteriota bacterium, one DNA window encodes the following:
- a CDS encoding beta-ketoacyl-[acyl-carrier-protein] synthase family protein: MSIRVVITGLGIISSIGIGKDEFWMNSLAGKSGGKKLDYPWMNGNVFYTHIGAPVTNFNPIDFSILDKEISIIDKVSAFALAAAYMALLDAGLRPMLYDAKKSFNRIEGIDPERLAVVVGSGIGGLTTTEISHGQWKMNASRKGVKRYSLPMLIPNAPAAQVAMKYQAKAECKAISTACAAGTMAIGDAYKLIKAGEADYALAGGAEAALSDNDGYGLMGFDLLSTMSTRNDDPEHASRPFDKNRDGFVLSEGASILVLERLENALARGTGIYAEIIGYETNCDAYSMMMLEPNASQIIRLMKNLIGRNGVSIDDIDYINAHGTSTVLNDKIETLAIKEVFGKKAHDLIVTSTKSMTGHAIAASGAIEAASTALTIKHGKIPPTINYETPDPECDLNYLPNRAADKEVRVALSNSYGFGGHNASLLIKKFE, encoded by the coding sequence ATGTCAATTCGAGTCGTCATAACGGGGCTGGGGATCATCTCTTCGATAGGGATTGGAAAAGATGAATTCTGGATGAACTCGCTTGCCGGAAAGTCCGGCGGGAAAAAGCTTGATTACCCCTGGATGAACGGGAATGTCTTTTACACCCATATCGGAGCACCGGTTACCAATTTCAACCCGATCGATTTCAGCATTCTGGACAAGGAAATCAGCATCATCGATAAAGTCTCCGCGTTTGCGCTTGCAGCAGCTTATATGGCTCTTCTGGATGCCGGATTGCGACCAATGCTTTACGACGCCAAGAAGAGTTTCAACAGGATCGAAGGGATTGATCCGGAAAGGCTGGCTGTTGTCGTAGGCTCCGGGATCGGAGGGTTAACCACGACAGAGATCAGTCATGGACAGTGGAAAATGAATGCCAGCAGGAAGGGGGTCAAAAGGTATTCTCTGCCGATGCTGATCCCGAATGCACCTGCAGCACAGGTCGCCATGAAGTACCAGGCAAAGGCAGAATGCAAAGCGATCTCCACTGCCTGCGCTGCAGGCACAATGGCCATCGGCGATGCTTACAAATTGATTAAAGCTGGCGAGGCAGATTATGCTCTCGCTGGAGGAGCAGAGGCCGCATTAAGTGATAACGATGGCTACGGGTTGATGGGTTTTGACCTCCTGAGCACGATGTCCACAAGGAACGATGATCCGGAACACGCCAGCCGTCCCTTCGATAAGAACCGGGACGGGTTCGTTCTGAGTGAGGGAGCCTCCATCCTTGTACTCGAGAGGCTGGAGAACGCCCTCGCGAGAGGTACCGGTATCTATGCGGAGATCATAGGATACGAGACTAACTGCGATGCTTATAGCATGATGATGCTGGAGCCGAACGCATCTCAGATCATAAGGTTGATGAAGAATCTCATCGGCAGGAACGGAGTCTCCATCGACGACATTGATTACATCAATGCTCACGGTACATCCACGGTCCTCAACGACAAGATCGAGACATTAGCCATCAAAGAGGTTTTTGGTAAAAAGGCTCACGACCTGATTGTCACTTCCACGAAATCTATGACGGGGCATGCCATAGCAGCCTCTGGAGCCATCGAGGCCGCATCCACGGCTTTGACTATCAAGCATGGGAAGATTCCTCCGACCATCAACTACGAGACACCCGATCCGGAGTGTGACCTGAACTATCTGCCCAACAGGGCGGCCGATAAGGAAGTGAGAGTGGCACTCAGCAATTCCTATGGATTCGGCGGCCATAACGCAAGCCTTCTCATAAAGAAATTCGAATGA
- the lnt gene encoding apolipoprotein N-acyltransferase: MKSRRKEASFRRNSSFFLQKRYYLPLLSAILLAASLIPYHLLVTNFLFLIPLFFFIKRLDDWRDAMKGGLWFGVPLYLISAYWFYALIRISYFTILIYLAVVVYFSIFMTLFVLISYQFHRRWGIRFFLFAPFLWIILEHVRTFGPFKLTVDHLSNSMAIYPYLIQFIDLTGPYGLTFWLILSNALIFEAVHSFQASKRFFVYSVIVLLVILLPSVYSLHLWKSLKFEHDLKVSLIQPNIPLEKKLNREFASENMETIQSIVSQAVRQKPDILIWPETSFPFTVQHWIKRSPAPSLPEISALAQYSYTPMLVGAEYARIRTKEDYDIYNAALLMDSGGRILDFYGKVYLVPFVEGIPFKELLGVKRLGRKGFLSQLGGFTPGEKLTVFEFEKRKPQFMQPEQQKGQSEGKEKVKFGTLICYEGLYPELARKMRKGGANFLACITNDAWFGDTLFPRWHARILRMRAVENRISVVRCGNTGISGFCDPAGRMYQTTELFTKAIVSGLIATTNLDTFYSRYGDIILYLSYPIILLIAFAAVIRKRPHA; the protein is encoded by the coding sequence ATGAAATCTAGAAGGAAAGAAGCATCCTTCAGAAGAAATAGCTCCTTTTTCTTGCAGAAGAGGTATTATCTCCCGCTCCTATCCGCGATCCTTCTGGCGGCTTCACTGATACCATACCATCTGCTGGTAACGAATTTTCTCTTCCTCATCCCGTTATTTTTCTTCATAAAGCGGCTGGATGACTGGAGGGATGCCATGAAAGGGGGACTCTGGTTTGGCGTTCCCCTTTACCTGATCAGCGCGTACTGGTTCTATGCCCTGATAAGGATATCTTATTTTACAATCTTGATCTACCTGGCTGTCGTCGTCTATTTTTCAATCTTCATGACATTATTCGTCCTGATTTCCTATCAGTTCCATAGAAGATGGGGCATTCGCTTTTTCCTGTTCGCCCCCTTCCTCTGGATCATCCTGGAACATGTGAGGACGTTCGGTCCCTTTAAATTAACTGTCGACCATCTTTCCAATTCCATGGCCATCTATCCCTATCTTATCCAGTTCATCGATCTCACAGGTCCCTACGGACTCACATTCTGGCTGATCCTGAGCAACGCCCTGATCTTCGAAGCAGTCCATTCCTTCCAGGCAAGCAAGAGATTCTTCGTCTATTCGGTTATCGTCCTGCTTGTCATCCTGCTGCCATCGGTTTACAGCTTGCATTTATGGAAGTCTCTGAAGTTCGAGCATGATCTAAAAGTCTCCCTGATCCAGCCGAATATCCCGCTGGAAAAAAAACTGAATAGAGAGTTTGCATCGGAGAACATGGAGACCATACAATCCATCGTCTCCCAGGCCGTCAGGCAGAAGCCCGACATCCTCATCTGGCCAGAGACGTCGTTTCCTTTCACGGTGCAGCACTGGATCAAGAGATCCCCTGCACCGTCCCTGCCCGAGATCTCGGCGTTAGCCCAGTACTCTTACACACCAATGCTCGTGGGAGCGGAATATGCCAGGATCAGGACAAAGGAAGATTATGACATCTACAATGCGGCACTGCTGATGGATTCAGGGGGAAGGATCCTGGACTTCTACGGGAAAGTGTATCTCGTCCCCTTCGTGGAGGGGATTCCGTTCAAAGAACTTCTCGGAGTGAAGAGGCTGGGGAGGAAGGGATTTCTGTCTCAACTTGGGGGCTTTACTCCGGGAGAGAAGCTAACCGTCTTTGAATTCGAGAAGAGGAAGCCGCAATTCATGCAACCGGAGCAGCAGAAAGGGCAGTCTGAAGGAAAAGAGAAAGTGAAATTCGGAACCCTCATCTGCTACGAGGGGCTTTATCCGGAACTTGCAAGAAAGATGCGAAAGGGTGGGGCGAACTTCCTTGCATGCATAACTAACGATGCATGGTTCGGCGATACCCTCTTTCCCCGCTGGCATGCCAGGATACTACGTATGAGAGCAGTTGAGAACCGCATCTCAGTTGTGAGATGCGGTAATACCGGAATCTCCGGTTTTTGCGACCCGGCCGGCAGGATGTATCAAACAACGGAGCTTTTCACGAAGGCGATTGTCTCCGGTCTCATTGCAACGACAAATCTGGACACCTTCTACTCGAGATATGGAGATATCATTCTCTATCTTTCCTATCCCATCATCCTTCTCATAGCTTTTGCTGCAGTAATAAGGAAAAGACCTCATGCCTGA
- a CDS encoding CocE/NonD family hydrolase yields MTNQSGNSISSQSVGLSRLDYIGTGKPDDRIPVEYMDDTDSNGYYSISVPDGTPGLDRVIVFSRSLLHYNELYDNIETSRWSPTYSDAQRADITIIDARMNPSGIDFQLDSNKQTFMVLMRDGVTHLATDLSRPVRNGSWPVVLVRTPYNKDSDGSGNNARSLFLPDDYAIVVQDVRGRYASEGEYKPFEDDGWGENQDGYDTIEWIAVQPWCWNGKIGMFGGSARGITGYCAAGAAPPSLDCVWATVGAPDPYQHMTFQGGSYRKELVDNWLDAQGASYMKDVYKEHPNYDDYWKQRNLFEITGNVRVPIFHQGGWYDIFDQGSIDGFVKLQEGAGRGGRWNQRLIMHPNTHGTMGTNLAGQLIYPMTAYDHQVNEMQHGFFDFWLKDIDTGIMDEPPARNYLMGEAGLYSSAPGNIWRTTASWPLASTPTKYYLRRNANLSITPPTKTEGSDSFTYDPLDPVPTEGGANLYEEAGPYDQRVIESRADMLSYTTDALTAPLEVSGNIKAHIFIETDVPDTDLNVWLTDVYNDGSSMLVLDGVLRARHYQTFEGENLLTPGNVYELVVDLWSTSLVFDAGHRIRVNISSSNDPRFDPNPNTGEPFRKHTYTQPANTKIYHSQTYASYIELPVVTGNPSGCKATTEVTNLTATKTPEEYLQLSWDPVSDGCFSEYRIYGADRPDSWVWFVRNPEARTTETQVVLQDTPFSYFLIVAGGTDGSNGPIGHFDK; encoded by the coding sequence TTGACGAACCAGTCCGGGAACTCGATTTCAAGCCAGTCCGTCGGATTGAGCAGGCTTGACTACATTGGAACAGGGAAACCGGATGACAGGATCCCTGTTGAATACATGGACGATACTGACAGCAACGGCTATTATTCAATAAGCGTTCCCGATGGCACTCCCGGGCTGGACAGGGTGATCGTATTCTCAAGAAGCCTTCTCCATTACAACGAGCTCTACGATAACATCGAAACGTCGCGATGGTCGCCTACGTACTCCGACGCCCAGAGGGCTGATATCACGATAATAGATGCAAGAATGAACCCATCCGGGATCGATTTCCAGCTCGACTCCAATAAGCAGACATTCATGGTCCTGATGCGAGACGGCGTGACGCATCTGGCAACCGATCTCAGCAGACCGGTGAGGAACGGCTCCTGGCCAGTCGTCCTCGTGAGAACTCCATATAATAAGGATAGCGATGGAAGTGGAAACAATGCCCGAAGCCTCTTTCTTCCAGATGACTACGCCATCGTCGTTCAGGACGTGAGGGGGCGGTACGCTTCTGAGGGTGAATACAAGCCCTTTGAAGACGATGGCTGGGGTGAGAATCAGGATGGATATGACACAATCGAGTGGATCGCAGTTCAACCCTGGTGCTGGAATGGGAAGATAGGGATGTTTGGCGGATCCGCCCGGGGCATTACAGGTTACTGCGCCGCCGGCGCCGCGCCACCAAGTCTTGATTGCGTCTGGGCCACCGTCGGGGCACCCGACCCTTACCAGCACATGACTTTCCAGGGCGGTTCCTACAGAAAAGAACTCGTCGACAACTGGCTCGATGCTCAGGGAGCCTCTTACATGAAGGATGTCTACAAAGAACATCCAAATTACGACGACTACTGGAAGCAGCGAAACCTCTTTGAGATCACCGGTAATGTCCGTGTTCCGATCTTCCACCAGGGAGGCTGGTACGACATCTTCGATCAGGGTTCGATCGATGGGTTCGTGAAGCTCCAGGAAGGAGCCGGACGAGGAGGCCGCTGGAACCAGAGGCTCATCATGCATCCAAACACGCATGGCACCATGGGGACCAATCTTGCCGGTCAGCTAATCTATCCAATGACCGCTTACGACCATCAGGTCAACGAGATGCAGCATGGGTTCTTCGACTTCTGGCTCAAGGACATTGACACCGGGATCATGGATGAACCGCCGGCCAGGAACTATCTCATGGGCGAAGCTGGGCTCTATTCATCGGCTCCTGGAAACATATGGCGCACTACCGCCTCATGGCCGCTTGCATCGACTCCGACGAAATATTACCTGCGGCGGAATGCAAATCTCTCTATTACGCCGCCAACCAAGACGGAAGGCTCCGACTCCTTCACCTATGATCCACTCGATCCGGTGCCGACAGAAGGGGGCGCTAATCTCTATGAAGAGGCTGGACCGTACGATCAGAGAGTCATCGAGAGCCGGGCCGACATGCTCTCCTACACGACGGACGCTCTCACGGCACCGCTGGAAGTCAGCGGGAACATCAAGGCTCATATCTTCATCGAGACGGATGTTCCTGATACAGATCTCAACGTATGGCTGACAGATGTATATAATGATGGAAGTTCCATGCTTGTCCTGGACGGGGTTCTTCGAGCCAGGCACTACCAGACGTTCGAGGGGGAAAACCTTCTCACGCCTGGCAACGTTTATGAGCTGGTCGTCGACCTCTGGTCAACGAGCCTCGTCTTCGATGCTGGTCACAGGATCCGAGTGAACATCTCCTCTTCAAACGATCCCCGCTTCGATCCGAATCCCAACACTGGAGAACCTTTCAGAAAGCATACCTACACTCAACCTGCCAATACGAAGATCTACCATTCTCAGACCTATGCTTCCTACATAGAGTTGCCCGTTGTCACGGGAAATCCATCGGGATGCAAGGCAACGACGGAAGTTACGAACCTCACGGCCACAAAGACTCCGGAAGAATACCTTCAGCTTTCATGGGACCCTGTATCTGACGGTTGCTTCAGTGAATACAGGATCTATGGAGCCGACAGGCCGGATTCCTGGGTTTGGTTTGTTCGAAACCCGGAAGCGAGAACCACCGAGACGCAAGTTGTTCTGCAGGATACGCCGTTCAGCTATTTTCTCATCGTGGCAGGCGGTACGGACGGAAGCAATGGTCCCATCGGCCACTTCGATAAATAA
- the lnt gene encoding apolipoprotein N-acyltransferase has protein sequence MRKSSIIVALSLASGLLFALPSLNDSLRFISFIAIIPWIILYDRYEKASIFAILIGVFLFSNIAYRTGFIYRMYIPPFISLFYIPYFIVFPIILKRVRKLNIPLCLSIPVVWVFFEWFRVHFSIGKFVFFLLGYNFAPDIRFIQIADIGGVYIVSFLVAAINGFLAELIIEGMKSRERRILKQEPAGAAALDRLFPWKKTILSALALVVLFSAALIYGFFRIRDKNWEEGPRIALLQPNIIHFIDNSTEVYLNQMLATEKGVMEDEVDLIVWPEYSIKGEVYKDPTIHNDLRWLSSRKNVQILLGGYGQAQKTKWKKTNSAFLISREGEVLSSYSKVLLFTWGEYIPLDGVLGKISRHAQVSVRRIARRATGVEPFIEPGDEISTMKLLYRGRECRFSTVICHETIFPGITREAKRNGADFIINITSEGLTREYFQRQILHISIMRAVENKISILRDGNTGITAFINPYGEVQSVLGKSGEYGKVQGILKDVVHIKRSRTFYSTSGDLFAYACIATLIVFLLLSIKKSSVPSERSSKRWLVILLFVIPAVLLISCPPLVCCQKGIQRDNDFVSHIEKAQEYLNAGDPNNAFKEFVKVTRMNPDASKAYPFIAQTFSTFELNEVGEEFFRKLKSRGADNPELHFYHGFFQEALADYGEAEKSYRRAIEQKNDYMVAYMKMSDMFINQGNAKKALAILQEYVSRFGENELVLKFLARAELLNRNFARGQEIAVKLLDINQSNAEYHLLLGLAAFYQRNYSEAERRFKEAESLAPDNSTITLYLGRVYLRTGNFSELEKQIEKAGLLARKVKR, from the coding sequence ATGAGAAAATCCTCAATCATCGTTGCGCTATCCCTGGCATCTGGATTGCTTTTTGCTCTTCCAAGCTTAAATGACTCTCTTCGATTCATCTCCTTCATAGCTATCATCCCATGGATCATTTTGTACGATCGGTATGAGAAGGCATCCATTTTTGCCATCCTCATCGGGGTCTTTCTCTTCTCGAACATTGCTTACAGGACAGGTTTCATTTACAGAATGTACATCCCTCCGTTCATCTCTCTCTTCTATATCCCCTATTTCATCGTCTTCCCGATTATCCTCAAGAGAGTGAGAAAACTAAATATTCCTCTATGCCTTTCCATTCCTGTTGTTTGGGTTTTTTTCGAGTGGTTCCGGGTTCATTTCTCTATAGGGAAGTTCGTCTTCTTCCTTCTCGGCTATAACTTTGCTCCGGATATCCGGTTCATTCAGATCGCCGACATCGGCGGAGTTTATATTGTCTCCTTCCTTGTTGCTGCAATCAATGGTTTTTTAGCCGAACTCATTATAGAAGGAATGAAAAGTAGAGAAAGGAGAATCCTTAAGCAGGAACCTGCAGGAGCAGCGGCACTCGATAGGCTTTTTCCATGGAAGAAGACCATTTTATCGGCTCTTGCCCTCGTTGTTCTTTTCTCTGCCGCATTGATCTATGGGTTCTTCAGAATAAGAGATAAAAACTGGGAAGAAGGGCCGCGCATCGCCCTCCTGCAGCCCAACATTATTCATTTCATCGACAACAGCACGGAAGTGTATCTGAACCAGATGCTCGCTACTGAAAAGGGAGTGATGGAAGACGAGGTGGACCTCATCGTCTGGCCGGAATACTCAATCAAGGGAGAAGTCTACAAGGACCCAACGATTCACAATGATTTGAGATGGCTGTCCTCAAGAAAGAATGTACAGATCCTTTTAGGAGGATACGGTCAGGCCCAAAAGACGAAGTGGAAGAAGACAAACTCTGCCTTCTTGATTTCCAGAGAGGGAGAAGTTCTCAGCAGCTATTCGAAAGTTTTACTCTTCACATGGGGGGAATATATACCTCTGGATGGAGTACTGGGAAAGATCTCTAGACATGCCCAGGTTTCTGTGAGAAGAATAGCACGTAGAGCAACAGGCGTGGAGCCGTTCATTGAGCCAGGCGATGAAATATCTACGATGAAGCTGCTATACCGTGGGAGGGAGTGCAGATTCTCCACAGTGATATGCCACGAGACAATCTTTCCCGGAATCACGAGAGAGGCAAAGAGAAATGGAGCCGATTTCATCATTAACATTACGAGTGAGGGATTGACCAGGGAATACTTCCAACGGCAGATTCTACACATCTCGATAATGAGAGCCGTCGAAAACAAGATCTCCATTCTGAGGGATGGCAACACCGGTATCACGGCTTTCATCAATCCCTACGGCGAGGTGCAATCAGTCCTGGGAAAGAGCGGTGAATATGGCAAAGTCCAGGGAATTCTCAAGGATGTCGTCCACATCAAGCGTAGCAGAACCTTCTACTCGACCTCTGGAGATCTTTTTGCTTACGCCTGTATAGCCACACTCATCGTCTTCCTCCTTCTCTCCATTAAGAAATCCTCTGTCCCCTCAGAGCGCTCTTCAAAAAGATGGCTTGTTATCCTGCTGTTCGTCATCCCGGCCGTTCTTCTGATTAGCTGTCCACCGCTTGTCTGCTGCCAGAAAGGAATCCAGAGAGATAACGATTTCGTCTCACATATCGAGAAGGCTCAGGAATATCTAAATGCCGGCGATCCCAACAATGCCTTCAAGGAGTTCGTCAAAGTGACCAGGATGAACCCCGATGCCAGCAAGGCTTACCCTTTCATTGCCCAGACGTTCAGCACGTTCGAACTCAATGAGGTCGGCGAAGAGTTCTTTCGCAAACTTAAGTCCAGAGGCGCGGATAACCCCGAGCTTCATTTCTACCATGGGTTTTTCCAGGAAGCTCTGGCAGATTACGGAGAAGCCGAGAAGAGCTACAGGCGGGCCATAGAGCAAAAGAACGATTACATGGTGGCCTACATGAAGATGTCCGACATGTTCATCAACCAGGGAAATGCGAAAAAGGCTCTGGCGATCCTTCAGGAATATGTATCCCGCTTTGGCGAGAACGAACTTGTGTTGAAATTCCTTGCCCGGGCAGAATTGCTAAACCGGAATTTTGCCAGAGGTCAGGAGATCGCCGTGAAGTTGCTTGACATAAATCAGTCCAACGCAGAATACCATCTTCTTCTCGGCCTTGCGGCGTTCTATCAGAGAAATTACTCGGAAGCGGAAAGAAGGTTCAAAGAGGCGGAAAGCCTGGCTCCGGATAACTCTACCATAACGCTTTATCTCGGAAGAGTCTACCTCAGGACGGGGAATTTCAGCGAGCTTGAGAAGCAGATCGAGAAGGCCGGCCTGCTCGCAAGAAAAGTCAAGAGGTGA